One window of Alkaliphilus metalliredigens QYMF genomic DNA carries:
- a CDS encoding dihydroorotase produces MKYDVIVKNARIPQGDDTIVTNILVKDEKIAGFLTDIEGVEFDKTIDAEGHLTIPGCFDSHTHFMDPGFTHRENFLTGSSSAAAGGLTMIMDMPCCSKPSVRSIPELESKINNIKEKAIIDFALWGGVTGEDVREGKKHIVQDQADYGVCAFKAYMTPSVPTYERVTDPEMLEAFRWVAETGLPVGIHAENYAMCDFYVKKFQAEGRMDGPAWAEARLVEAEQAAIELGINFAESAGARLHIVHMSSGIGAKLVGAAKKRGLDVTSETCPHYLMLNYQDAMTEHGAFAKIAPPLRTTKDNKELWEGLQNGSVDFMGTDHAPYEIETEKDAEGMNIWTAFPGIPGVETLVPIMVSEGYNKGRLSLSKLVDVLSTNAAKQYGLYPKKGAMHIGSDADFTIIDLEREWTIDQKKTYSMAKYNPLHGIKLKGKPVKTVVRGTVVYDDAIGIVGKEGFGQFVKRQNIQKLDRVIKY; encoded by the coding sequence ATGAAATATGATGTAATTGTAAAAAATGCACGGATTCCTCAAGGTGACGACACAATTGTAACAAACATACTTGTAAAGGATGAAAAAATAGCAGGTTTTTTAACGGATATAGAAGGCGTAGAGTTCGATAAAACAATTGATGCAGAGGGTCATTTGACCATTCCAGGATGCTTCGATTCCCATACCCACTTTATGGATCCAGGATTTACCCATAGAGAGAACTTTTTAACCGGGAGTTCTTCAGCAGCAGCTGGAGGATTAACAATGATTATGGATATGCCTTGTTGCTCGAAGCCATCCGTAAGAAGTATTCCAGAGCTAGAGTCAAAAATAAATAACATTAAAGAGAAGGCCATCATCGATTTTGCACTATGGGGTGGCGTAACCGGTGAAGACGTTCGTGAAGGCAAAAAGCATATTGTACAAGACCAAGCGGATTATGGTGTGTGTGCCTTTAAGGCCTATATGACTCCTTCCGTACCAACCTATGAAAGAGTAACTGATCCAGAAATGCTAGAGGCTTTTAGATGGGTTGCAGAAACGGGGCTACCGGTAGGAATTCATGCTGAGAACTATGCTATGTGTGATTTTTATGTTAAGAAGTTCCAAGCTGAGGGTAGAATGGATGGTCCTGCTTGGGCAGAAGCAAGATTGGTTGAAGCTGAGCAAGCGGCTATTGAATTAGGTATTAACTTTGCTGAATCAGCAGGAGCTAGGTTACACATTGTTCACATGAGCTCAGGAATCGGAGCCAAGCTAGTAGGAGCGGCAAAGAAAAGAGGTTTAGATGTGACATCGGAAACTTGCCCTCACTATCTAATGTTAAACTATCAAGATGCCATGACAGAGCATGGAGCCTTTGCTAAGATTGCACCGCCACTAAGAACAACAAAGGATAATAAAGAGCTTTGGGAAGGACTACAAAATGGAAGTGTAGACTTTATGGGAACAGACCATGCTCCTTATGAAATCGAAACTGAAAAAGATGCTGAAGGCATGAATATTTGGACGGCTTTCCCTGGAATCCCAGGAGTAGAAACCCTAGTTCCTATCATGGTAAGTGAAGGATACAACAAAGGAAGACTAAGCTTATCTAAATTAGTTGACGTATTAAGTACAAATGCAGCGAAGCAATATGGACTGTATCCTAAAAAAGGTGCAATGCATATTGGGTCAGATGCTGACTTTACTATTATTGACCTTGAAAGAGAGTGGACCATAGATCAAAAGAAAACCTACTCTATGGCAAAGTACAATCCATTACATGGGATTAAGCTAAAGGGTAAGCCGGTCAAAACAGTTGTTAGAGGAACTGTTGTATACGACGATGCAATCGGTATTGTTGGAAAAGAAGGTTTTGGACAATTTGTAAAGCGTCAAAACATTCAAAAGCTAGACCGTGTGATAAAATATTAG
- a CDS encoding formate--tetrahydrofolate ligase — protein sequence MKTDVQIGQEAKMLPITEIAARLGIKEDELELYGKYKAKVSLDVFDRLKDKPNGKLILVTAINPTPAGEGKTTTNVGLSMGLNAIGKTTMTTLREPSLGPNFGVKGGAAGGGYAQVVPMEDINLHFTGDIHAITTAHNLLAALLDNHIHQGNVLDIDTRRIAWRRVLDINDRTLRNTIVGLGNRGDGVAREDGFDITVASEIMAILCLATGMDDLKMRLAKMIVAYNGANEPVTAGDLEATGSLALLLKDAIKPNLVQTLENTPAFIHGGPFANIAHGCNSALATKLALKVADYVVTEAGFGADLGAEKFFDIKCRFADLKPDCAVIVATVRALKNHGGVPKGQLNEENLQALEKGFGNLEKHIENVQKFGVPVVVAMNEFPTDSEAEVALLRALCESKGAEVVLSQVWAKGGQGGVEMAKKVVEIVESKPSEFKPLYDVNDSIVDKINTIAKEVYGADGVDFSKGALKQIKGYEELGLDKMPICMAKTQYSLSDDPTLLGRPTGFRVTVKEIRVSAGAGFLVALTGDIMTMPGLPRVPAANHMNILESGEIIGLF from the coding sequence ATGAAAACCGATGTACAGATAGGTCAAGAAGCTAAGATGCTACCCATTACAGAGATTGCAGCAAGATTGGGTATAAAGGAAGATGAACTAGAACTTTACGGGAAATATAAGGCAAAGGTTTCTTTAGATGTATTTGACCGACTAAAGGATAAGCCTAATGGCAAACTGATTTTAGTGACAGCCATCAACCCAACTCCTGCGGGAGAAGGAAAGACAACAACAAATGTTGGTCTAAGTATGGGGTTAAATGCCATTGGTAAAACCACAATGACAACATTACGAGAGCCATCACTAGGACCTAACTTTGGCGTTAAAGGAGGAGCTGCTGGAGGTGGATATGCACAGGTTGTTCCTATGGAGGATATTAACCTTCACTTTACTGGCGATATTCATGCCATTACAACAGCCCACAACTTATTAGCTGCATTACTAGACAATCACATTCACCAAGGAAATGTATTGGATATTGATACCAGAAGAATTGCCTGGAGAAGAGTACTAGACATCAATGACCGTACTCTGAGAAACACCATTGTAGGGCTAGGAAATCGAGGAGATGGTGTTGCAAGAGAAGATGGATTCGACATCACTGTGGCTTCTGAGATTATGGCCATTCTTTGCTTAGCAACGGGAATGGATGATTTGAAAATGCGTTTGGCCAAGATGATTGTGGCCTACAATGGGGCTAATGAACCAGTGACAGCAGGTGACTTAGAGGCAACAGGCTCACTAGCACTTTTACTGAAGGATGCCATTAAGCCAAACTTAGTACAGACATTAGAAAATACACCGGCATTTATTCATGGGGGACCATTTGCAAATATTGCCCATGGATGTAACAGTGCTTTAGCCACCAAGCTAGCCCTAAAGGTAGCTGACTATGTTGTAACAGAGGCAGGATTTGGAGCTGACCTAGGGGCTGAAAAGTTCTTTGATATCAAGTGTCGCTTTGCTGATCTTAAGCCAGATTGTGCAGTCATCGTGGCAACAGTAAGAGCATTAAAAAATCACGGAGGCGTTCCAAAGGGACAATTGAATGAAGAAAACCTTCAAGCATTAGAAAAGGGCTTTGGTAACCTAGAAAAGCATATTGAAAATGTTCAAAAGTTCGGTGTACCTGTTGTGGTAGCTATGAATGAATTCCCAACGGATTCAGAAGCAGAAGTTGCTTTGTTAAGGGCGCTTTGTGAATCCAAGGGGGCTGAGGTTGTCCTATCGCAAGTTTGGGCTAAGGGCGGTCAAGGTGGCGTGGAAATGGCTAAGAAGGTTGTTGAAATTGTTGAAAGTAAACCATCAGAGTTCAAGCCACTTTACGATGTAAACGATTCTATTGTTGACAAAATTAACACCATTGCAAAGGAAGTATATGGCGCCGATGGGGTGGATTTCAGCAAGGGAGCACTAAAGCAAATCAAAGGATACGAAGAACTAGGACTAGACAAAATGCCTATTTGTATGGCTAAAACACAATATTCTTTATCAGATGATCCAACACTACTTGGAAGACCCACAGGTTTTAGAGTCACAGTGAAGGAAATTCGAGTTTCAGCAGGAGCAGGATTCTTAGTGGCACTGACTGGAGACATTATGACTATGCCAGGATTACCAAGGGTCCCAGCTGCCAACCATATGAATATTTTAGAGAGTGGAGAAATTATCGGGTTATTCTAG
- the ftcD gene encoding glutamate formimidoyltransferase: MSTEKQYVLAVPNFSDGRRKEVIEAVVEPLRNVEGVKLVSYEPEHDFNRTVVTVIGEPGPLKEALLNMAAKSYELISMEEQQGSHPRIGAQDTIPLFPFRNISIEECAKLAEEIGSEVYKRFEVPVYFSGENARCEERKSLAFIRKGQYEGLKEVAHTDERKPDIGPAALHATAGATIVSADHEGLTAYNVFLATEDVSIAKKIAKGVRGPSGGFSTIRAVGIKFPERTGVVVSMNMFDCTATPLYRAFSFVKQEAQRYGVTVTGSELVGPVKLEHLLNSLEYHLGLEGFRKEQILETHLME, from the coding sequence ATGTCAACAGAAAAACAATATGTTTTGGCGGTACCAAACTTTAGTGATGGCAGGAGAAAAGAAGTGATTGAGGCGGTGGTAGAGCCCTTAAGAAATGTGGAAGGGGTTAAACTTGTCAGTTATGAACCCGAGCATGACTTTAATAGAACAGTGGTAACGGTCATCGGAGAGCCAGGACCTCTCAAGGAAGCACTATTAAACATGGCCGCAAAATCCTATGAGCTGATTAGCATGGAAGAACAGCAAGGATCTCACCCTAGAATTGGGGCCCAAGATACAATTCCCTTATTTCCATTTAGAAACATCTCTATTGAAGAATGTGCAAAGCTAGCAGAGGAGATTGGATCAGAAGTCTACAAGCGCTTTGAAGTGCCGGTATACTTCTCGGGAGAAAATGCCCGTTGTGAAGAACGCAAGTCCTTAGCTTTTATTAGAAAAGGACAGTATGAAGGGTTAAAGGAAGTTGCCCACACAGATGAAAGAAAGCCAGATATTGGACCAGCGGCATTACATGCAACTGCAGGAGCGACTATTGTCAGTGCCGATCATGAGGGACTAACGGCCTATAATGTATTTTTAGCCACAGAGGATGTAAGCATTGCTAAAAAAATTGCAAAGGGCGTTCGAGGTCCAAGTGGTGGATTCTCTACAATTAGAGCCGTAGGAATCAAATTTCCAGAAAGAACCGGCGTAGTCGTTTCAATGAATATGTTTGATTGTACAGCAACGCCACTTTATCGCGCCTTTAGCTTTGTGAAACAAGAAGCACAAAGATACGGCGTGACAGTAACAGGATCTGAACTTGTGGGACCGGTAAAGCTAGAGCATTTGCTTAACTCACTAGAATATCACTTAGGGTTAGAAGGGTTTAGAAAGGAACAGATATTAGAAACCCATTTAATGGAATAG
- a CDS encoding cyclase family protein: protein MALRLIDLSQEIFQGMSVFPMHQPTFIMTNMTHEDNMEATGSPTLGFSARNLLISEHGGTHCDAVWEYKSSGATIDHMPMGHFWGSAICLDLSHIPASRSIEPRDLEEAVSKSGQEIRKGDIVLLYTGHYDRWFGTDKWQTTYTGLSYNAAKWLAEQGVVNIGVDAPAIDHPDDINFSGHLVCGEYDMTNTENLCNLNELINQRFLYFGLPLKIRDGSGSPIRAVALVEE, encoded by the coding sequence ATGGCTTTACGTTTAATTGATTTATCACAGGAAATTTTTCAAGGTATGTCTGTTTTCCCAATGCATCAGCCTACCTTCATTATGACCAATATGACCCATGAAGATAACATGGAAGCAACTGGGAGTCCAACCCTAGGGTTTTCTGCTCGAAATCTGCTCATTAGTGAGCATGGGGGTACCCATTGTGATGCTGTTTGGGAATATAAGTCCTCCGGAGCCACCATTGACCACATGCCTATGGGTCATTTCTGGGGTAGTGCTATTTGCCTGGACTTGTCTCATATTCCAGCCAGTCGCAGTATTGAACCACGAGACCTTGAGGAAGCGGTCTCGAAATCTGGTCAGGAAATACGGAAAGGAGACATTGTGCTTCTTTATACAGGGCACTATGATCGTTGGTTTGGAACAGATAAATGGCAAACGACTTACACAGGTCTCAGTTACAATGCCGCCAAGTGGCTAGCTGAGCAAGGCGTCGTCAATATCGGTGTAGATGCCCCAGCCATTGACCATCCTGATGACATAAACTTTTCTGGTCATTTAGTCTGTGGTGAATATGACATGACCAATACAGAAAACCTTTGTAATCTAAACGAATTGATTAACCAACGTTTCTTGTACTTTGGGTTACCGTTAAAAATTAGAGACGGCTCTGGCTCACCAATTCGTGCCGTGGCTTTAGTAGAAGAATAA
- a CDS encoding PucR family transcriptional regulator, translating into MHRQNGITIDEVLKMECMEKSKLIAGFKGTGNAVTKVNVMADPDILNWVDEGELLLTTAYSFQKDDKEAQKSLIQACSEKGLAGIGIKIYPYLECLSEEVLAIADKLNLPIIDLYYATPFSDIMTPVFREIFNRQTSLLQRLEKIHERLMKVVLAGGEVKEIAQVVYENLRNPIAIRIGAPHQWLYHLEDIEDVMKQALKRDAQGFYDPNLSQWKEKKLDERVELIQEKYLRRMVMPIVVKNSVYGHIFAWSVFTPLGGFDLSVLETASTTMALEILKQLSVRDVENRYRGEFLDDLLSLDATRKQKAMERAHIFKLDAQSSYVMIIIQFQHQSREVVGFLEEKLNSISSEIQSFLSELSFNVFLVNKTDSIHLLVDLNGTNQAEQVLKNFTLNLNELLNKKMKTQDFGIGVGRMYKGLCQSYKSYHDAMKAIETGAILEEGQMTYFDDLGIYKILCQDVLKEELEQFYQVTLSSLDQYDSKKKTELVKTLEMYFQYNGNLKRISEALFTHYNTTLYRIQRIKQITELDLEDQRDRLNLEVALKIKKILKK; encoded by the coding sequence ATGCACAGACAAAACGGAATTACCATAGATGAGGTTCTGAAGATGGAATGTATGGAGAAAAGTAAATTGATCGCTGGCTTCAAAGGAACTGGCAATGCGGTAACCAAAGTCAATGTCATGGCGGACCCAGATATTTTAAATTGGGTAGACGAAGGAGAATTGCTCTTAACAACAGCATATTCTTTTCAAAAGGATGATAAAGAAGCTCAAAAATCCTTGATTCAAGCTTGCTCTGAAAAGGGACTAGCGGGGATTGGTATTAAAATTTATCCCTATTTAGAATGCCTGTCTGAAGAGGTACTTGCCATAGCTGATAAATTGAACCTCCCGATTATTGATCTTTATTATGCCACACCCTTTTCTGATATTATGACACCGGTCTTTCGGGAAATATTTAATCGCCAGACCTCTTTATTGCAACGCTTAGAAAAAATACATGAACGGTTAATGAAGGTTGTACTAGCGGGGGGAGAAGTAAAAGAAATCGCACAGGTAGTTTATGAAAATTTAAGAAACCCAATTGCAATCCGCATCGGTGCCCCCCACCAATGGCTCTATCACCTGGAGGATATAGAGGATGTCATGAAACAGGCATTGAAGCGGGATGCCCAGGGATTTTATGATCCTAATTTAAGTCAATGGAAGGAAAAAAAGCTAGATGAAAGAGTGGAGTTAATTCAAGAAAAATACCTGCGACGGATGGTCATGCCAATTGTTGTGAAAAATAGTGTTTATGGGCACATTTTCGCTTGGTCTGTCTTTACACCATTAGGAGGATTTGACTTATCGGTGCTAGAAACTGCATCTACAACCATGGCATTGGAAATTTTAAAGCAACTTTCTGTAAGGGATGTAGAAAATCGATATCGTGGGGAGTTTTTAGATGATTTACTTTCCTTGGATGCAACCAGAAAACAAAAGGCAATGGAACGGGCTCATATTTTCAAGTTGGATGCACAATCCTCATATGTGATGATTATCATACAGTTCCAACACCAGAGTAGAGAAGTTGTTGGCTTTTTAGAGGAAAAGCTTAATTCCATAAGCTCAGAAATTCAAAGCTTCTTAAGTGAGTTATCATTCAATGTCTTTTTGGTGAATAAGACGGATAGCATTCACCTACTTGTGGATCTCAATGGTACCAATCAAGCAGAGCAAGTATTAAAAAATTTCACTCTTAATTTAAATGAGTTATTGAACAAAAAAATGAAGACTCAAGATTTTGGCATAGGGGTAGGGCGAATGTATAAAGGTCTTTGTCAATCCTATAAAAGCTATCATGACGCTATGAAAGCCATCGAGACAGGAGCAATTTTAGAAGAAGGGCAAATGACTTACTTCGATGATCTAGGCATCTACAAGATATTGTGTCAGGATGTTTTAAAGGAAGAACTTGAGCAATTCTATCAAGTAACCCTATCCTCTTTAGATCAGTATGATTCAAAAAAGAAAACAGAATTAGTTAAAACCCTAGAAATGTACTTTCAATACAACGGAAACTTGAAAAGAATATCTGAGGCGTTATTTACCCATTATAATACTACACTTTATCGTATTCAGCGTATTAAACAGATTACAGAACTAGATCTGGAGGATCAAAGAGATCGGTTGAATTTAGAGGTGGCTTTAAAGATTAAAAAGATACTAAAAAAATAA
- a CDS encoding cyclodeaminase/cyclohydrolase family protein: MLLVHKTVEEFVNGVESNEPAPGGGSVAALGGSLGAALTAMVGNLSIGKKTYEQLTEAQQKEMNIQFKKVVQLKEKLNHLIDEDTNAFNEVMGAFKLPKETEEEKALRKEAIQKATKVALEVPLLAATESLNVLKTQKIFAEYGNINAITDIGVGALMAYAGLEGALFNVEINLQGIKDEAYVKSVREECDILIKTGKALKEEVLETVYKKLGK; this comes from the coding sequence ATGTTATTAGTTCACAAAACTGTAGAGGAATTTGTAAATGGTGTAGAGAGCAATGAACCGGCCCCAGGAGGTGGCAGTGTCGCTGCTTTAGGTGGGAGTTTAGGAGCTGCTTTGACAGCCATGGTAGGAAACTTATCCATTGGAAAAAAGACCTATGAACAGCTTACTGAAGCACAGCAAAAAGAAATGAACATTCAATTCAAGAAAGTTGTACAATTAAAGGAAAAGTTAAATCACTTAATTGATGAGGATACCAATGCATTCAATGAAGTCATGGGGGCATTCAAGCTACCTAAAGAAACTGAGGAAGAAAAAGCCTTAAGGAAAGAAGCCATTCAAAAAGCAACAAAAGTAGCCCTAGAAGTACCCTTATTGGCAGCAACGGAAAGCTTGAACGTATTAAAAACCCAAAAAATATTTGCGGAATATGGAAATATTAATGCCATCACGGACATAGGAGTCGGGGCTTTAATGGCTTATGCAGGATTAGAGGGAGCCTTGTTTAATGTTGAAATCAATTTACAGGGAATCAAGGATGAGGCCTATGTGAAGTCGGTTAGAGAAGAATGTGACATACTAATCAAAACAGGAAAGGCGCTTAAGGAAGAAGTGCTTGAAACTGTGTATAAAAAGTTAGGAAAGTAG
- a CDS encoding DUF1934 domain-containing protein has protein sequence MKEKRIIKVTGLQKPINEETHEIELVTEGTCYEKNENLYIVYEESEISGMEGTTTTLKLEGEDKVVLSRYGTSASQMVFQESKRVNSFYDTLYGQFKMELITHHLDIQVDQDTKRGHIEIHYDLNITGLMESSNKLKIQLM, from the coding sequence ATGAAAGAAAAACGAATCATAAAAGTGACAGGTCTACAGAAACCTATCAATGAAGAAACCCATGAGATTGAACTGGTCACAGAAGGAACCTGTTATGAAAAGAATGAAAACCTATATATTGTCTATGAAGAATCTGAAATATCTGGGATGGAAGGGACTACCACAACGCTGAAACTAGAGGGTGAAGATAAGGTGGTACTCAGTCGATATGGCACTTCAGCATCACAGATGGTATTTCAAGAGAGCAAACGGGTGAATAGCTTTTATGATACACTTTATGGACAATTTAAAATGGAACTGATCACACATCACTTAGATATACAGGTAGACCAAGACACAAAAAGAGGACATATTGAAATTCATTATGATCTAAATATTACTGGATTAATGGAAAGCAGCAATAAATTAAAGATACAACTGATGTAA
- a CDS encoding D-alanine--D-alanine ligase family protein: MKKINVMVIFGGQSGEHEVSLMSAASVMGAINKEKYHIIPVGIAKNGDWKLFNGSVEEIESGDWEQSINELTEKGEDNKKFSLLPLTDGKQGIVLQNGEVKKIDVIFPVLHGPYGEDGRIQGLFEMIDIPYVGCGVMASAVAMDKVITKKVLEAEKIAQTPYQVIYGRRFQLDPLKYLNDLEATFEYPVFVKPANMGSSVGISKAKNREALKIAIKEAGKYDNKIVIEAFVEGREIECAVLGNEAPRVALPAEIIPSHEFYDYHDKYFDGTSRYVIPPDLSEELIQEIQHLAIQTYELLDCRGLSRIDFFVENETNRVLVNEVNTMPGFTKISMYPKMWEATGLPYDKLIDELIQLAMEEYQLKSR, translated from the coding sequence GTGAAGAAGATCAATGTAATGGTGATTTTTGGAGGACAATCCGGAGAACATGAAGTTTCACTGATGTCAGCAGCTTCTGTCATGGGCGCCATCAATAAGGAAAAATATCATATTATTCCCGTGGGAATTGCAAAGAATGGTGATTGGAAGCTTTTTAATGGATCTGTTGAGGAAATTGAATCTGGAGACTGGGAACAAAGTATAAATGAACTGACAGAGAAGGGCGAGGACAATAAAAAGTTCTCTCTTTTACCATTAACCGATGGGAAGCAAGGAATTGTCCTGCAAAACGGGGAAGTGAAAAAGATAGATGTTATTTTCCCTGTACTCCATGGCCCCTATGGGGAGGATGGACGAATTCAAGGATTGTTTGAAATGATCGACATTCCCTACGTAGGATGTGGTGTGATGGCCTCAGCCGTCGCCATGGATAAGGTGATAACCAAAAAAGTATTAGAAGCAGAAAAGATTGCGCAAACTCCCTATCAAGTCATCTATGGGAGACGATTTCAATTGGATCCATTAAAGTATCTTAACGACTTGGAAGCGACCTTTGAATACCCTGTATTTGTGAAGCCTGCAAACATGGGCTCTAGTGTAGGGATTTCAAAGGCAAAAAACAGGGAAGCCTTGAAGATAGCCATAAAAGAAGCCGGAAAGTATGATAATAAAATTGTGATCGAAGCCTTTGTGGAGGGTCGGGAGATTGAGTGTGCAGTCTTAGGAAACGAAGCACCTCGGGTGGCACTGCCTGCAGAAATTATTCCATCCCATGAGTTTTATGATTATCATGATAAATACTTTGATGGAACAAGTCGGTATGTCATTCCCCCAGATCTATCAGAAGAGTTGATCCAAGAGATACAACACTTAGCAATTCAAACCTATGAGCTACTAGACTGTCGAGGACTATCTAGAATAGACTTCTTTGTAGAAAATGAAACAAATCGAGTGTTGGTCAATGAGGTGAATACAATGCCTGGATTTACAAAAATCAGCATGTACCCAAAGATGTGGGAGGCTACTGGATTGCCATATGATAAACTAATCGATGAATTGATTCAACTGGCTATGGAAGAATACCAATTAAAATCGCGATAA
- the spoIIR gene encoding stage II sporulation protein R, whose protein sequence is MGRKAIIGFVIVFMISGILHQFIFQDSQVAGLERRGEELIRFHVLANSDSPGDQRLKLKVRDRVIEEMALDLGKSQSIEETREIIGKSLERIESVAQDEIRQNGSTYGAVAYLEEHTFPTKRYGDVVFPAGEYEALRIVIGEGIGQNWWCVMFPPLCFVDVKNGLADEKTQRQLKEVLSEEEYQLVRMAAEEGQVTLELRSKIVDLYKNSKEQVNRFASLF, encoded by the coding sequence ATGGGACGGAAAGCAATAATTGGATTTGTAATTGTTTTTATGATAAGCGGAATACTACATCAATTTATTTTTCAAGACAGTCAAGTAGCAGGGCTAGAGCGAAGAGGAGAAGAACTCATCCGTTTTCACGTGTTAGCCAATAGTGATAGTCCTGGGGATCAACGGCTAAAACTAAAGGTCAGAGATCGTGTCATTGAAGAAATGGCACTGGATTTAGGAAAATCTCAAAGTATTGAGGAAACAAGAGAAATCATCGGAAAAAGTCTGGAGAGAATTGAATCTGTTGCCCAGGATGAAATTAGACAAAATGGAAGTACCTATGGTGCCGTTGCCTATTTGGAGGAGCATACCTTTCCCACAAAGCGATATGGAGATGTTGTTTTTCCTGCGGGAGAATATGAGGCATTAAGAATCGTAATCGGAGAAGGTATAGGACAAAACTGGTGGTGTGTTATGTTTCCGCCTCTATGCTTTGTAGATGTGAAGAATGGATTAGCAGATGAAAAAACCCAAAGACAATTGAAGGAAGTTTTATCGGAGGAAGAGTATCAATTGGTTCGAATGGCCGCTGAGGAAGGACAGGTAACCCTTGAGCTTCGCTCTAAAATTGTAGATCTCTATAAAAATTCAAAAGAACAGGTCAATCGATTTGCATCATTATTTTAA
- a CDS encoding membrane protein, producing the protein MNPGDRTEKLLWSIALPGFGQLLNGHLLKGFILIALEFIINVQSNLNVAIVSSFQFNTQLAVEQTNYQWLMFYPCIYMFAIWDAYKYATGISPPYSFLPFILAAYFGTIGVIYSSVFKVSGALLGPVWLPILGLMMGVVIGLLIKAWINSRVKT; encoded by the coding sequence ATGAACCCGGGGGATAGGACTGAAAAACTATTGTGGAGTATAGCGCTTCCTGGGTTTGGACAATTATTAAATGGCCATCTATTGAAGGGATTCATACTCATAGCCCTGGAATTTATCATCAATGTGCAATCAAATTTAAATGTAGCCATCGTATCAAGCTTTCAATTCAATACACAGCTAGCCGTGGAACAAACCAATTACCAGTGGTTAATGTTTTACCCCTGCATCTATATGTTTGCCATTTGGGATGCCTATAAATATGCAACAGGAATAAGTCCTCCTTATTCATTTCTGCCCTTTATACTTGCGGCCTATTTTGGAACTATAGGTGTGATTTATTCTTCGGTTTTTAAAGTAAGTGGCGCATTATTAGGTCCCGTCTGGCTACCTATTTTAGGTCTAATGATGGGTGTTGTGATTGGTTTGCTTATTAAAGCGTGGATCAATAGCAGGGTGAAAACATAG
- a CDS encoding DUF3231 family protein, giving the protein MYIGTETKLTASEIAGLWTSYVNDSMGACVLRHFLNNVEDRETKAILKYALSLSEKHMKKIAEHFNEEKLPIPQGFTDSDVNMNAPRLYTDSFYLFYLRNMGRVGLVAYSMGLGTVGRSDIRDYFTGCLGSSIELLNKVTSLKQSKGIFIRAPRVAVPKQVTFVEKEDFMDDILGKKRPLLTVEVTHLYENIMTNIVGGPLVTGFGQTTNSKEVKDFMFRGMDIASKHKQLLSLLLSDENIPTPSIWDTFVTDSTVAPFSDKLMLFHVTTLNGAGIGNYSAAMVASLRKDLHVNYGRLATEIGQYVDDGTKIMIHHGWLEQPPQAIKHRELSNV; this is encoded by the coding sequence ATGTATATAGGTACAGAAACGAAATTAACTGCATCAGAAATAGCAGGACTTTGGACTTCCTATGTTAACGATAGCATGGGGGCATGTGTCCTTAGACATTTTTTGAACAATGTTGAAGATCGAGAAACCAAGGCCATACTCAAGTATGCCCTAAGTCTATCTGAAAAGCATATGAAGAAGATTGCTGAGCATTTTAATGAAGAAAAATTACCCATTCCCCAGGGCTTCACAGACAGCGATGTGAACATGAATGCTCCTAGGCTATATACAGATAGTTTTTATTTGTTTTATCTTAGAAACATGGGCAGGGTAGGATTGGTTGCTTACAGCATGGGTCTAGGAACCGTGGGGCGTTCTGATATCAGAGATTATTTTACAGGATGTCTAGGGTCTTCAATAGAGCTGTTGAATAAGGTAACCAGTCTAAAACAATCAAAGGGAATCTTTATTCGTGCCCCACGCGTAGCGGTACCCAAACAGGTGACATTTGTGGAGAAAGAGGATTTTATGGACGATATATTAGGTAAAAAAAGACCCCTGCTTACGGTTGAGGTGACGCATCTTTATGAAAATATTATGACAAATATAGTAGGAGGCCCATTGGTGACGGGTTTTGGACAAACAACAAATTCAAAAGAAGTAAAGGATTTTATGTTCAGGGGTATGGATATTGCCAGCAAACATAAGCAACTTCTCAGTTTATTACTATCGGATGAAAATATACCAACGCCTTCAATCTGGGATACATTTGTAACGGATTCCACCGTGGCGCCTTTTTCAGATAAGTTAATGCTGTTTCACGTAACCACATTAAATGGAGCAGGCATAGGAAATTATAGTGCAGCCATGGTGGCCAGTTTAAGAAAGGATTTGCATGTCAACTATGGACGGTTAGCTACTGAGATTGGTCAGTATGTGGATGATGGGACGAAAATAATGATTCATCATGGATGGTTAGAACAGCCCCCACAAGCCATTAAACACAGAGAGTTATCCAATGTGTAA